GTTTTTTCTTGAATGGAGTGGCTTCTGTTGTCTCAAGTAATGGTTCCTCACTGAGTGGTTCCTCCTGAGTTGGAGCTAGGGCAGCAGGGGAGTATGAAGCAGCTGGAGCAGCTACCGTAGCAGGAGCATTTGCCAGCTGGGGGGCATTTTCAGTCTCTCCTATGTCAATGCGCTCTTCGTCATCAGCCTCTGGTACGAGAGCCGGACGAGGCTTAAGTGGTGCTGGAAGTGAGTGGATCTGTTTCTGCACCTCCCGAATCTCGGGCCGTACATCTACTTGGTTGCTAAGCCGCTGTAATCGAGCGAGCGTTGCCTCCAGAAATTGGCGGTGCTCAGGAGCGGCCGGATACAACGGCCGATGAGCCATTGCCTGGCGCACTGCATCCCATTCCTTCTGGAAGCGCCCAAAGTTGCTATCGAAATATTCGCGCGAGAAATGCTCCCAGATATACTCTTCCGCCACCGCTGAAGGGTGAATCATGTCAGCGGCATAGAACCGATAATCTCGCAAATCATCCGTTAGCAGCTCATACGCTGGAAAATAAGTCACATCAGGCAACAGTTCGCTCAGATAGTGACAAGCTACCCGCAATATCGATTTGCTGACTGCATTCAGTGGCAGCGTGTCCTTTATATGCCGTACCGGACTAACCGTTAATACGAAGCGCAGTTTTGGATTGCGGCGGCGCAACAAAGCATGCGTCTCAGCTATGGTATTAATAATCTCGTCGGGAGTAAGAAGCTCTTTCTCAAATTGGTCAGCAGCTACCTTATGGCAATTGCTCACTATTTCTTGTGTTTCACGCAACCGATAAGCGTAAGCCGTTCCCAGAGTTAAAACAACTACATCGGCCGTTTCGAGAAACTGGCCAGTACGCTGTAATAGCTCTTGAATATGCTGTAGTAGCTCCACAGGCGAGTCTGAGCCTAATGTAGCATGCAGGTCGTAGCTCTGCCAGCGGCCTCGTGCAGGTACCAAGTGCTGTTGCCAATCCGTATCTTCCCCAGCCGCGGCCCGTAACAGTTTGCAGGCCGACAGCGGATTAAAGACTGTACCAAATGGGTTGGTAAGCGACTGTACTTTGTAGTTATTCAGGCGGTTACCCAGTACATCTGAAAAGCAAGAACCTATGGTCAGCACGCGAGCCGCGAGCGATAAGGGGGAAGGATTAGGCGTGAGCGGTATTTCAGTACGAAACATCAGAATAATAAATGACCAGAAATAGGTCAATGGGTAAGCAACCTACTCAACTCTCCTCTTTTAGCCAAAACAGCAGCTTGCCACTTAGCTAGTGCCAGTGCTTTAGTTAGGCAATGCATACGGCATTCAAAATAGTATATCCCTTGACTTAAGGGGTGATAAGTAGTAAGAAAAAAGCCCCCAACACAGTGCTGGGGGCTTTTTCTTGGTGCGAAGCAGCTTACTCAGCTACAACATTGAAGCGAATCTGATGCTTTACTTCTTTGTGCAGGTTGACGGTAGCAGTGTACTCACCAACTGCTGTCGGCTCCTGATCAAAAGAAATACGCTTGCGATCCACGTCGATGCCTTTGGCTTTCAACGCTTCAGCCAGCTGAAGCGTAGTCACGCGACCGAAGATTTTACCGCTCTCACCTACTTTGGCGCGAATGTCGAAAGCCACTTCACCAATTTGGTTAGCTATGCTTTGAGCTTCGGTTTTGATCTTTTCAGCCTTGTGCGCCGCTTGACGTACGTTCTCAGCTACAATCTTCTTGTTAGTCTTGTCGGCTAGAATAGCCAATCCCTGCGGGAGCAGGAAGTTGCGACCATATCCAGGCTTTACCGTCACGATGTCGTTCTTGTAGCCCAGATTCTTTACGTCGTCTTTCAGAATTACTTCCATTGTCTGTATAAGAAGTGAGAAAGAAGAAAATAAAGTAAGATTGTCCTGCTGCTGCTAAGCCTCAGCAGACATTCTAGTCTCTAATTTCTGCCCTTCTCAGGTCTACAATCTATTTCAAAGAGTCGGTTACGTAGGGCATAAGAGCTAGGTGACGGGCTTTCGCCACGGCCTGAGCCACTTTGCGCTGGAATTTCAGGCTAGTGCCTGTGATGCGGCGGGGCAGCACGCGGCCCTGCTCGTTTACGAACTTCAATAGGAAGTTCGGGTCTTTGTAGTCCACGTACTTAATACCGTTCTTCTTGAAGCGGCAGTACTTTTTGCGGGTATCCTGCTTGTGGATCTTTTCGTTGGCGAGGCTCATCTTCTTATTATTGGGCAACTGCTTCCGATTGTTTCTGGGCTTTCTGCTGATTCATTTCTCCGTTGCGGCGGCGCTCGTTATATGCTACTGCATGCTTGTCTAGCACCGTAGTCAAAAAACGAATCACACGCTCGTCGCGGCGAAATGCTAGCTCCAGCTGGTCCACTATGTTACCTGAGCCAGAGAATTCTACCAAGTGATAATACCCAGTTGATTTCTTCTGAATTGGGTAAGCAAGCTTTTTGAGGCCCCAGTTTTCAGTGTTGATAATGTCGGCGCCATTTTCCTTAAGCACCTGCGAGAACTTCTCGATCGTCTCTTGCACCTGACCTTCGTTCAGAACGGGCGTCAGGAGAAAGACCGTCTCGTAATTTCTTACTTCCATTAGACGGGATGAAAAAATTTAAGTGAAAAACTAAATTAGGGGGCAAAGGTAGCTAAATCAGAGG
The window above is part of the Hymenobacter radiodurans genome. Proteins encoded here:
- a CDS encoding GSCFA domain-containing protein, with the translated sequence MFRTEIPLTPNPSPLSLAARVLTIGSCFSDVLGNRLNNYKVQSLTNPFGTVFNPLSACKLLRAAAGEDTDWQQHLVPARGRWQSYDLHATLGSDSPVELLQHIQELLQRTGQFLETADVVVLTLGTAYAYRLRETQEIVSNCHKVAADQFEKELLTPDEIINTIAETHALLRRRNPKLRFVLTVSPVRHIKDTLPLNAVSKSILRVACHYLSELLPDVTYFPAYELLTDDLRDYRFYAADMIHPSAVAEEYIWEHFSREYFDSNFGRFQKEWDAVRQAMAHRPLYPAAPEHRQFLEATLARLQRLSNQVDVRPEIREVQKQIHSLPAPLKPRPALVPEADDEERIDIGETENAPQLANAPATVAAPAASYSPAALAPTQEEPLSEEPLLETTEATPFKKKRRSRGGAKRSGRKKAAQLAAALASAANGEILGADNSLLQPEIAEAATEMPPARQLILQIIRTQQWRFPFRAILGKHYHSVRYVRRKHPLLIRLRLY
- the rplI gene encoding 50S ribosomal protein L9, with product MEVILKDDVKNLGYKNDIVTVKPGYGRNFLLPQGLAILADKTNKKIVAENVRQAAHKAEKIKTEAQSIANQIGEVAFDIRAKVGESGKIFGRVTTLQLAEALKAKGIDVDRKRISFDQEPTAVGEYTATVNLHKEVKHQIRFNVVAE
- the rpsR gene encoding 30S ribosomal protein S18 yields the protein MSLANEKIHKQDTRKKYCRFKKNGIKYVDYKDPNFLLKFVNEQGRVLPRRITGTSLKFQRKVAQAVAKARHLALMPYVTDSLK
- the rpsF gene encoding 30S ribosomal protein S6 encodes the protein MEVRNYETVFLLTPVLNEGQVQETIEKFSQVLKENGADIINTENWGLKKLAYPIQKKSTGYYHLVEFSGSGNIVDQLELAFRRDERVIRFLTTVLDKHAVAYNERRRNGEMNQQKAQKQSEAVAQ